A single region of the Actinomycetes bacterium genome encodes:
- a CDS encoding ABC transporter ATP-binding protein has protein sequence MAEPAILVSALHKAYGDTYAVDGVDLAIDPGECFALLGPNGAGKTTTVEILEGYRHADAGTVSVLGEDPSRPTPGWRARIGIVLQSAADLADLRVDEVVRHFSTYYPNPRDFDQVISAVGLTEKRRSKVTDLSGGQRRRLDVALGIIGRPELLFLDEPTTGFDPEARREFWDLIASLRVDGATILLTTHYLEEAEHLADRVAVIVDGRIAALGDPATLGGRRTAEALVSWRDGEPREARTSAPTRFVQELAAQFGGEIPELAVRRPTLEDVYLKLVGARTSETDEAP, from the coding sequence ATGGCTGAGCCAGCGATCCTGGTGAGCGCCTTGCACAAGGCCTACGGGGACACCTACGCGGTCGACGGCGTCGACCTGGCGATCGACCCCGGCGAGTGCTTCGCGCTGCTCGGCCCGAACGGCGCCGGCAAGACGACGACGGTCGAGATCCTGGAGGGGTACCGGCACGCCGACGCTGGCACGGTGAGCGTGCTCGGGGAGGACCCGTCCCGTCCCACGCCGGGCTGGCGGGCCCGGATCGGCATCGTGCTGCAGTCCGCCGCCGACCTCGCCGACCTCAGGGTGGACGAGGTCGTCCGGCACTTCTCGACGTACTACCCGAACCCCCGCGACTTCGACCAGGTGATCAGCGCGGTGGGGCTCACCGAGAAGCGCCGGTCGAAGGTGACCGACCTGTCCGGCGGCCAGCGCCGGCGCCTGGACGTCGCGCTGGGCATCATCGGCCGCCCCGAGCTGCTGTTCCTGGACGAGCCGACCACCGGGTTCGACCCGGAGGCCCGGCGGGAGTTCTGGGACCTGATCGCCTCGCTGCGTGTCGACGGCGCGACCATCCTGCTGACCACGCACTACCTCGAGGAGGCCGAACACCTGGCCGACCGGGTCGCCGTCATCGTCGACGGCCGTATCGCAGCTCTGGGCGACCCCGCCACCCTCGGCGGACGCCGCACGGCGGAGGCGCTGGTCTCCTGGCGCGACGGCGAGCCGCGCGAGGCGCGGACCTCCGCGCCGACCCGGTTCGTCCAGGAGCTGGCGGCACAGTTCGGCGGCGAGATCCCCGAGCTCGCCGTCCGCCGACCCACCCTCGAGGACGTCTACCTGAAGCTGGTCGGCGCCCGGACGTCCGAGACCGACGAGGCGCCATGA